TATTCCTGCCACAAGGttattttagctttcatgttTTTGCCTCTGTTCTCCTGCTGCTTGAATTGATGTGTTTATGAACTCGATTAAAAACCTCTCCACCTGAGATTAATCTGATATTTAGTGAATTATGCAAAGGAAGCTTTGGGACACCTACCTTCTCCATCCTCATTAGAAAGCAGTCAATATAGTCACGGGGGTTCTGAGGATCCAGCGTCTGCCGGTGGGATTCCACCGTCTCACGGATGAAGTCACAAAGCGTTTCCGtatcagcaaagcttttgaaatGTTGTCCAGGCAGGCATTCCATTATTTGGGGCATAGCACTGTACACCTGGAATAGAGAGGATGGTGTAAATCAGGAGTGTAGAGCTGTTGCCAGGCTGAGGTCCAGACTGCCGAGAAAGGTCAGCAGAGGGAGGAGCAGAGGCTCCTCTCCATACCAGctgaatcattattattattattattaatttatttatttatatagcaccatcaatgtacatggtgctgtacagagtaaaacaataaaatagcaaaaccctgccgcataggcttacattctaataaaatcataataaaacaataagaaggggaagagaatgcaccaaacaggcacagggtagagtaaaactaacagtaaagtataaaagtcagatcaaaatcaagttttaaaagctttagaaaaaagaaaagtttttagctgagctttaaaagctgcgattgaacttgtagttctcaaatgttctggaagagcgttccaggcgtaaggggcagcggaagaaaatgaacgaagccgagcaagggaagtagagacccttgggcaggtgagaaacatggcattagaggagcgaagagcacgagcggggcaatagtgtgagatgagagaggaaagataggaaggagctagacagtgaaaagctttgtaggttaacaagagaagtttatattggattctgaggtaaattggaagccaatgaagagatttcagaagtggagtgacatggtcagagcggcgagccaagaagatgatcttagcagcagagtggtgaacagaaaccaacgaactgatgtgagaagaaggaaggccagtgagaaggaggttgcagtagtccaaccgagaaataaccagtacatgaacaagagtcttggcagaagagacagacattgGCTTTGCACATCTCCTGATGCTCCTATGGATGCTGTGAGAAGCTACTCAGCCCCTTACGGGAAGAGTGGTTGTTCTTCGCTGCATGGCCAACTCACAGGCTTCATGCATCTCTTTGTAGCCCCATGGATGCCAGCACCAGGCAGACCTACTCAGGTGCTTGCAAGAAGGATGACCATTCTTCCCAGTGCAGACCAAGTCCCTGCTGCCCACTTTTCCACTTTTATTTCTGATCTGAGGTCAAATATATCAGAAGTTATTCTTCTGCTACTGCATAAGAGAATTCCTGGTGTCAAACCTGATTTTACATCAGAGATAATAGTGGGGATTCCCTCTGCGGGTGGGTTGGGGGACTGTGCTGTTAACTTGGTGGCTCAGGGAAACTTTCCTTTCTCCCATAATTCCTTTTATGCAGTGTTGTTCTGGGACACTGCAGGGGTGGGAATGGTGGTCCTCACACCAAAATGGCCCCCTACTGACAGTCTCTGTTTTCTCTTTGGAATGACTCTGCATTTAAGATGGTCTGAAGTAAATGGTGTTTGGGACCATGGAAGAAAGAGGACTGCCCTTGTAGCTGACAGGGAAAGAAGTGAAGGCAAAGGAACACACAGAAGGAAAGACCAGCTGCTAATAGCCTCTCTCAAGGCTTAGTGACATGCAGGAGACACTTTAAGCTGAAACATGCAGATGTTTTTagtattttagccccaccccctttgtcttTTGGGCCCACcctattttgcctttggtcccccTGACAGTGTAATGCATCAGGAGctcagctcttgggctgaaagaggttcaactggCTTAAGAGTCAGCTGGGGACAAACACTGACTAGGGTGGTGTTGAGGCAGGGTAGCTAGCTAATGTGAGCATTTACAAAATAGGAGGAGAAACATACAATCCCCATAAAACCACGCATGAAGTGAAGTCGTTCATCCACAATGCACATCTTCTTCTGGAAGTTCTCATCTTCATAGTCGAAGCGCTTCCCATAGAGAACAGAACACAGCACATTAGAAAGAGCACTTGTGATGCTTCTTTTTGGATCAAAGGGCTTCCCTGCAGAAACAATACCACACAGTGAGTGAGTCTTGGTGGAGTGGATCTTGCCTTTCTCAAATCCCATTACAAAACTACCGAAACTCGTTACACAAGTTGAACCTGGGGCATTgagtttctctacatgagcaatttattgcacactcatggaGGGAATCTgcacgttgtactgaaggcgcctgtgtgcgcctccagtccaccctcaaaatgatggtgtagacggagaaagaagagacggaggaagagacggaggaagcggtggctggggaaccggctgcgtccttgccgcctccccgccggcctcctgctgccagggtaagagccacccgaaactctttgtgtagatccggCTAGCAAAGagcggggggaggaagaggcatgTGCAAAGGGCCCGGatgtctgcgtgtgtgtgtgtgtgtgtgtgtgtgtgtcctaccttgcaggaagTGATTTactgcctccccaccaccacacacacacaccttccagaaGATAGGTTGCCTTCTCCTCTGTCATCTAACCATTCCCTAAAATGGAAGTGCTGGTAGGGGCAGGACCTAGAGTGTGGAACCCCCTGCCCCATGAGATATGTTTGGTTCCCTCAACTTACTTTCCGCTACCTCTTGAGCCTTTTTTGTTCTGATAATCATTCATCCTGTGAAACACTATTGTATGATTTGGTTTTTACTGCTGAATCTTTCTCTGTTTTTGACAGCATTATAGTGTTGTATGATGGAACTGTATGGGGGTGTGCACGCTAAATCACCCCAAGTGGTGCTTGTGAATGAAAAGGGCAGGACAGAAGTatctaaataaatagtaaaaaccAAAGATAGTTCTGGGGCTTGGCAAATGTCTTTTTCTCAGTGCCAGTTAAATCACAGCCgcatggcccttcagatgttctgcTTCTTCCCAACAAACCTGGGTACAAAGACACCAGTATTGCCCAGTTGCAGTGTTGACCCTGTTGTCAATAATTTCCCCTTTTCTTGTCATGCATTGTCACGCCTTAATATCTATCAAAATTAGAGCCCCCTTTTGGTGTCTTTGGGTTACTGCATTGGCCCCAACCAGAGAGCACTCTTTCTGGGCATGCTCACTATTATCTGAAATCGAATGCTGACATCCTCACTATGGCaactcttccttctttttcttttcaagtttttccccctccttcctaaTGGCAATTTTCTGCACCAaatttagagatttttttttaaaaaaaatggtaagcAGTCTATCAATctattaaatagaaataaataaactagacaTGCAAATACCTTGTGTGGCATCCATTTCCTTCACCAGGAAAAGAGCTTCTTCCTGCACCCTCTCAGACATTGTTTTCCTCCCCATGCCAAATTCCCGAAGGGTGGAAAGGCTAAACCTGCGCAATTCCTTCCATTTTGTTGCATTTCTGGTGCCCAGGAAGCCTAAATCCAAAGAGGTGGAAATCATTTCGCGAGTTTGTGTAGGGGTATTTAGTAACTAAGAgatcaatcctatggccactagatgCTGTCTGGGGACAAAAGgtttttcagattcctggatccaaggctgGAGAAACCATTCCTACCTAAGACCCAGGGGTCTGAGCTCCCCTTCCACACCTTGCAGCCAGCAGCAAGAGAACGATGCTGGCTGCCTCTATGAGCTTGCGAATGTGCGCTCATAGAGGATGAAAAGGAGGCATGCCAGTGAGCAGAGAAGAAAAGGACTCGGGAAGTGGAGATATGAGCTACCCCCAGCCTTCTCAAGCCTCTGTCCCTCCCCAATGTCCCCCATTAGATGGGTAAAAATGTATGTCTAGCTAAAATTCAAAAGAAAAATATCCCatttcagaggcttacaagtatgcAGGGCAGATTGCATCGGATTGTGGACTAAGTCTTAAATTTTACAACACCCTCTTGGCCATTATTTTCTTTCCCATCCTAAAGTCTTGCAGCATGGAAAGAGTGAATCAGCACAGCTCCCTCCAGTTTGTCTCGTTTTTGGTGTCCAGGAAAGAGGTGGAAATCATTTTGTCAGTATTCAACCTACAGAAACTGGCAGGATATTTCTGACAAAAGGCAACCatggtttttttctcttttaaatttgATTTTCATTTGTAGTTGCAATCAGTTATTCAACAGCTTGAGATTTCCATTCAGTCAAGGATGGTTTTCCATCAGTTCGGAAACCTCACTACTATGAGCTCTTTTTTTTTAGTAACTGCATCTTCAATTTTACAACACAGTTTAGCATAATGAAATGAACAATGAGCAAAAGTAGACATGACCTCACTACCTTGCTTTCTTCTATGCCTCCATCCACATtgttggcagatgctgggggtgggaggagaatacATGAGCTGGTGGAATCATGTCACACGTCCCCATAATTACATGCTATGCCCAGCAAAGAGCATTACCAAGAGGCTCAAACTTTCTGCCATTTTGAGTACTTCCTAAGACATTCATTCATAGAAAGAGGCTTAGGGTTACAGGGCAATGAACTAAATCTTCATACACGGTGCTCCTCCATTAACATAGTACCTAGAGTACTGAGGGAAAATCCCTTTCTAAAACCAAGCAGAAAGTTTATTTCCTCCCAAATCATCATACAACAACACTTGAGGCTCTTACAGTCAGCTCGTCTATTCCCACTTTGCCATTAGTTAATCTTAAGGGATTGTTGTCTGTTCTTGAGGGAAGTTTGCTGCTCCTCTGACCTTTAAGAAAGCTTTTGCCTTTTCCTGTTTTGCCACTGCACTCTATTTTTGTAAAAGTTTGGAGGACATGTGCTAACAAAAGCAGACTCTATACAGGGTAAGGATGGGAGAACGACTGACTCTCAAGCCCTTTCAGGTTCTCAGAACTCcacttcaaagctcattctgCCTCCTTCCTAATCCTAAATGTGAGCTTGTTGATGTTGTTTGATGGGGGAAAGTGTACATTTGGGCTCACATTTTTTAAAGCACATACACAAGGGGAGGAAAAGTAGGCATTTGTGTATGTGCTTTAAAAGTACATGGGACTTTCTCATTCCCCCACTTAtaccaccatttatgcaaattgcagcttcaATTTGTACAATTTACAAAAAGatcagcaatattttttttaaattgtgcaaattgcaattgtAATGTGCTTCGTTTTGTgtaaattgcacctgcaatttgagcaaattactCAAATTGTGATCACAATTTGCATTAaatggcaaaaaacaaaacaatctgaCAATCCACAAGGTGGCTTCACTCAATACAGGTTGAGTCAAGTCTGCTTGTAGTTAAGCCAGCCAGAGTCAGAACAGCTGAAAGCTTGGCAAACTTCATCCACAGGATAGATTCCTCCAACATTCGTATTTCAAAGGGGCAGATTTTGTTGAGTTTATGAATGAGACAGAGCTAAATTTTCCTTTCCTACCCCCATCACCCATGATCCCCAAAGCTGCTCAGTCTTCTCTGTGCTGGTCTCAAATCAAAggggaattaaaacaaaaattagaacAAGGAAAGGTAAGAGAGTTCACCTTGACCCTTGCACAATCTATCGTGGATGGGGAAGATAGGACGCCCTCCAAACTCTTCAGCATGACTCAGCAAAGCATCTTTCACCACTTCATATCCACAGAGCACAACCAGCGGCTTTCCCCCCATCCAGACAGTGAAGATAGGCCCATACTTTTCAAGGAGCTGAAAGCAGAGTCAATATACACCTCATTAATTAGGCAATGAAATTTCCTTCAGAGTAATTCACCTGAAGGATGGTTGCACTATTTCTTAGACTACAGTCTCTCACCAAATATATCAGTATGATCAGCCAAAGAAACTGCCACTAGCTCATATCCACAAAGTAGACCTATAGGACTCAACCCttgtcagttgtttttaaatgaatattgtctgtttttgtatgtattttatgtttttatggtttaaaattttgtatatttctttttaatgttcactgtttttaacttctgtaaaccacccagagagcttcagctatggggcggtatataaatgtaaatcatcatcatcatcatcatcatcatcatcatcataggaaCATGGGTTTGACAATCTTGGGTTTGAGCCTAGTTTATTAAGCAAGGAAACCATCTTTGGAATATTTAGCATATGGCATTCATACAATATCTCTGATAATATGTACGTAGTGTGCGTGTGCCAGAATGCTGCTGCTGAGTGTGGGAAGTCTGAATTAGATTATCTTCAGCCAACACTACCCCATCAACTTAGTTCTTTTACTGGTTTTGAAAAAGTCACCAAGGAGCATGAATGGAAGGAGCTTGAACTGCCCCATCCAAAGATATGGAGGCATTCATTCACTGATGGGACTATGAAGCCTCCCACTAAACAATTCACCACAATCAAACAATGCACCTTTCCCTAACTCACATCCACAGAGGACAACTATATTTTTCAGTCCCAGCTTGTCAAGTAATCATGGATCCATACTACCTAAGGAGCTGAGGCCAGAGTTGGGCAGCATGATACTCATTCTGCAAGACCTGCTTTAGGAAAACTGATTAAGGCGATCTCGTGACATTCCTTCTGATTAAGATCCCAAGCGTAACGTCTGGGAGTACATTGGAATCATTTGCTTCCATCTGACCAATCAACCAGCCACCACCCAGTTCCTGCAGCTTACTACGATACGGAAATTGGGATCCCCTCAAAGCACACCTTTGCTACAAGGAAGAATGGATATATTCATAAAGCACAGAGGGGAGCGCTAAACATGGTGTGCTTCCTCCCGCCATTCTTTTATCCCAGGCTACTTCTGCTTCCTATATGCCACAGGGAAAGAACGGGCAGGGAGCATGTACAACCAGATGTAGTCTTACCTTGCGATAGCATTTGGAGAGAGGTAAGACATCTTTCTGCAGGATGTTCCCCAGAAAGAACGAGGGAGAGGGTCCTGGGGGCAGTTGGTTTTTTTCCTTATACATTTTGGAGGATGAGAAGAATAAGATGAAGAGCACACAGAGAAGAAGTAGAGCTCCTGCCCCAACCACCTCCATCTTTATCCGTGTTCTTCTTTCGGTTGGAAATcccaaacaaaaaaaatggcttaAGAGAAACAATGTAGATTAGCTTTTTAGACAGTATTAATAAGGGTTAGCATTATATTATGACCCAAAATAGTGGGTAGTGGGCTCACCTTCAATACAGACTTTCTCTAAGACATCCACTATATTATAAATTATAATATTGGTATTCTAACAAACAGCTCCATCATTTATCACCAAAGGGTCATCCCAGTGTTGAAGGCAGGCAAAGCCCCTCCCTGAGTCACATGAAACAAGGATTCAGAGCACTAGAGGCACCTATTTAAGAGGCAGGATAGTTTAAAAGGATTTATCCCCCACTCACCCGGTATGTTTCCCTGTATGAACTAACTTCCAGTGATAATTGTCCTGTCAAGGGGGAAACAAATTCTGCCTTTGAAtcacacacattatatatacccCCCTTACCCACCCAGAGGACACAATATGACACTTCTCTTATGCAATGTAGGGCAGTAAATCATGAACAAACCTGAGCGAAAGCTGAGCCATCATAATAATCACATGTAAGTCATGGTAATTGAAGACGCTGTTGAGCTTGAGGTTCATGAGAGTCTGGACTAACTGGAATAGTCAAATTCTTTGTGTTAAGATATCACTAGTGAAGCAACCattctggtgggtgggggaaacattGCTTTATAGGGCATGTTGCCAATAGTTATGGTACCACAGACCTTTACTCTTTAACAATCATGTCAAGCATGATCTTATTGATAAGAAGtagggatgctgaagaaattcgagatggactaaaatgagtacgGATTTCTAAGAATTCAACCTGTGGAATCCGCTGTGGACCGGCCTCCTTGGTTCATGCAGAGTCCATGGACttttggatttctttctttctttctttcttttcttttctttttatattccccaaaatttacacaaattcatttgcagtaaaaagaaaaaaaattctattAAGGCAGATGctgtgctggaaaatatacataggGAAACGTCAattggaatgggggacaatacattAAATATTATCTACTAACATGAGTTATGTAAACTTTCTTccagaattatttgcatatttttctgcaaaacatgaaaaataaaattcaaagccATCCGTGAATGGATGCCGGAATGAAAGGGACTGCACAATCCACAATGCCCATGTGGGAcaaatttcacaaaatctgggccTCCCCAATAAGGAGTTGCTGCTATGTTTTGTTGTAATTGTGTTTGCATATAACCAGCATTGTTTTTTATAGTCATTGTTTCCCCTTGCAAATGTTTGCCACCCCATTTGTAATGTTTATCATATCTTCCTGTTTACATTGGTTCTGACGCTGTTTACTCCTGAATCCACAGACTCTACTGGGAAACATATTAGAGCAACAGTGCTTGATCCTTTCATAGTTCAGGAACATTAGCAATATAAGGGCTTTCTACTTCAATAAACTGAAgtgattcccccacacacacaccttgtagtTGGAATAAAACATCTGCAGGAGGACAACTCACTACATGTCTGGTTGGaaaagggtggggagaaggtgTGCCCATTCCACGTCTAcccaattacttttttaaaataataataataataatcaatttttattgtgaatattaacaaaacagaacaaaatcttcaaaaagaaaaacaaagaaacattacatatataggaatgtcATCTTTTTGCCATCAGATACactgttcatttaaaaaagggggggtagagttatgcataagtttcaagaaaagcagaccaaatattcatGTACCTACATCGCATCGTCATCCACTGTGGCATGAGGACTCCTCTCAGGATCTGAAGAACATTCAATGGGATTTGGCTTTACCAATGCTCTCCCTTTTTACAACTACTGTTATAGCTACTTGGTAATATATTATCTAGGATTCCTGGAGCCACTACACGGCTTATTATTTTAGACCTAATTATCAGATGTACCCGCATTTTTTTAGTTAGAAACATAGTATTGCAATTCTTACAATTTCAGAGCAGATAAAGCTAAAATAGCCTTTTCTGGAAGCTAAAGTTCTGGGCCCATGGAAAACAATTTGCATGTAGAATGTTTTTTATATGTTTAgcttttaggggtttttttttttttaataataatgcaaaaatactttaaagttttttttagatATTTTAACCAAATTCTTTttgtggctgccagtccagggaTTCATAGTTGCTCTTATAACCTTTCTATCAGTGTTGATAACATCTGTAATGAAATGGTGCTCACTAGTAG
This window of the Elgaria multicarinata webbii isolate HBS135686 ecotype San Diego chromosome 3, rElgMul1.1.pri, whole genome shotgun sequence genome carries:
- the LOC134394737 gene encoding cytochrome P450 2C20-like codes for the protein MEVVGAGALLLLCVLFILFFSSSKMYKEKNQLPPGPSPSFFLGNILQKDVLPLSKCYRKLLEKYGPIFTVWMGGKPLVVLCGYEVVKDALLSHAEEFGGRPIFPIHDRLCKGQGFLGTRNATKWKELRRFSLSTLREFGMGRKTMSERVQEEALFLVKEMDATQGKPFDPKRSITSALSNVLCSVLYGKRFDYEDENFQKKMCIVDERLHFMRGFMGIVYSAMPQIMECLPGQHFKSFADTETLCDFIRETVESHRQTLDPQNPRDYIDCFLMRMEKEQNSPENFYSTEDLVMSVFTLFFASSTAPRDALLFSLLVMVKFPHIQEKVQQEIDDVVCANRVPGMEDRVRLPFTNAVIHETQRYQIFSTEIFPREMTCHIEFRGYNFPKGTSVLPLYTSVHYDPLQWETPEEFNPDHFLNEKGQFRKRDAFMPFSVGKRYCLGEALARVELFLFFSILLQKFTFQLVGDVKNMDVWSLYMAYKTSKQHPQIQAIRRSV